A genomic stretch from Aerococcaceae bacterium zg-1292 includes:
- the rhaB gene encoding rhamnulokinase, with protein MSYHVAIDIGASSGRLILAHYDKTIEFTEVHRFKNGFSYQEGKERWDIHHLCQEVLNGLKKLKEMGIDSCTVGIDTWAVDYVLLDEDGALLAEPVAYRDSRTQGAIEAYTKLVDAKSIYNKTGIQFLAFNTLYQLYREDNDLLTKADRLLFIPDFLAYFLTGKAVGEVSNVSTSQFLNLSTRDYDHELLVAANIPVTILPTLVESGTVIGPLKSQLAMQSIYPNCTVIAVATHDTASAVVGVPATVKSGHWAYLSSGTWSLIGIETNVPINSEAARLANYTNEWGAYGTYRFLKNITGMWSIQEIARMTDYTLSYAEMAQAASTVAPFQQFINLNDDRFTNPDNMVEAIRSYCRETNQVVPQTVGELVMAVYSNLALSYVYEIKRIEALSNQTIDTLHIVGGGSNVALLNQLTADLLNRKVVAGPGEGTAYGNILVQMIQQGYFKDLQAARGFFSQQIEVVEYQPQTQYDAVILERFTQEMEKNRVSTGALT; from the coding sequence TTGTCTTATCATGTAGCCATTGATATTGGTGCTTCAAGTGGTCGTTTAATTCTAGCACATTACGATAAAACGATTGAATTTACTGAAGTCCATCGGTTTAAGAATGGCTTTAGTTATCAAGAAGGAAAAGAGCGTTGGGATATTCATCATTTGTGCCAAGAAGTGTTGAATGGTTTGAAAAAATTAAAAGAGATGGGGATTGATAGCTGTACGGTTGGTATTGATACGTGGGCAGTAGATTATGTATTACTTGATGAAGACGGCGCATTATTAGCCGAGCCAGTAGCGTATCGTGATAGTCGCACACAAGGTGCAATCGAAGCATATACTAAATTAGTGGATGCGAAATCAATTTATAACAAAACAGGCATTCAATTTCTAGCGTTTAACACTTTGTATCAGCTTTACCGTGAAGATAATGATTTATTAACTAAAGCGGACCGTTTATTATTTATACCTGATTTTCTAGCTTATTTCCTTACTGGAAAAGCTGTGGGAGAGGTATCTAACGTATCAACTTCTCAATTTTTAAATTTAAGTACGCGTGACTATGACCATGAATTATTAGTAGCTGCTAATATTCCTGTGACTATTTTACCGACTTTAGTTGAGAGTGGGACGGTGATAGGCCCCTTAAAATCGCAATTAGCAATGCAATCTATTTATCCAAATTGCACGGTAATTGCGGTAGCAACACATGATACTGCTAGTGCGGTTGTTGGTGTACCGGCTACTGTAAAAAGTGGGCATTGGGCGTATCTCAGTTCTGGTACATGGTCATTAATTGGTATTGAAACTAACGTACCCATTAATAGCGAGGCCGCACGTTTAGCAAATTACACCAACGAGTGGGGTGCTTATGGCACCTATCGCTTCTTGAAAAATATTACCGGTATGTGGAGTATTCAAGAGATTGCGCGTATGACCGACTATACATTAAGTTATGCAGAAATGGCACAAGCTGCCTCAACTGTTGCACCTTTTCAACAGTTTATCAATTTGAATGATGACCGATTTACCAATCCTGATAATATGGTTGAAGCAATTCGCTCGTATTGTCGTGAGACAAATCAGGTAGTACCGCAAACGGTTGGCGAATTAGTGATGGCAGTATACTCAAACCTTGCTTTATCGTATGTATATGAAATTAAACGGATTGAAGCATTATCAAATCAAACCATTGACACCTTACATATTGTCGGTGGCGGTTCAAATGTTGCTTTATTAAACCAGTTGACGGCGGATTTATTAAATCGCAAGGTGGTAGCAGGTCCAGGTGAAGGAACTGCGTATGGTAACATTTTAGTTCAAATGATTCAACAAGGTTATTTTAAAGATTTACAAGCAGCCCGGGGCTTTTTTAGTCAACAGATTGAAGTAGTAGAATATCAGCCACAAACGCAGTATGATGCTGTAATCTTAGAGCGATTTACACAAGAAATGGAGAAAAATAGAGTGAGCACGGGTGCCCTGACTTGA
- a CDS encoding L-rhamnose isomerase — translation MTTKEQIVQAYELAKARYAELGVDTEDVLKRLANVKVSMHCWQGDDVKGFQFPDQELTGGIAVSGNYPGAARTPQELRDDLDKAFSLIPGKHKLNLHAIYTDTDETIDSDQIEPKHYQPWVDWAKKNGLGLDFNPTLFSHPKSAVATLSSADEDIREFWIEHTRRSRRISEYFGKETGILSVNNIWLPDGSKDYPIDRVAPRQRLLEALDAARNETINPQYSVDAVEGKVFGMGAEAFTVGTHEFYLAYALTRGLLWTIDSGHFHPTEDPADKMAAVKPFNQGLYLHVSRPVRWDSDHVVIMDDVLQRITETIVNNDLLETTHIGLDFFDATINRVAAWVIGTRNTIKAVLLALLAPLETLKEVELSGDFTKRLALTEELKSLPFAAVWDYYCLQNNVPVGTDWIAEVEQYEQDVLSKRQ, via the coding sequence ATGACAACAAAAGAACAAATTGTACAAGCGTATGAATTAGCAAAAGCACGTTACGCAGAATTAGGTGTAGATACAGAAGACGTATTAAAACGACTAGCAAATGTTAAAGTATCAATGCATTGCTGGCAAGGCGATGATGTCAAAGGTTTTCAATTTCCTGACCAAGAATTAACAGGCGGGATTGCTGTCAGCGGTAATTACCCAGGCGCTGCACGGACACCGCAAGAATTACGTGACGATTTAGACAAGGCATTTAGTTTAATTCCAGGTAAACATAAATTAAATTTACATGCGATTTATACAGATACAGATGAAACGATTGATTCCGACCAGATTGAACCGAAACACTACCAACCATGGGTTGACTGGGCGAAGAAAAATGGCTTGGGTCTTGACTTTAATCCAACATTATTTTCACACCCAAAATCTGCAGTTGCTACATTAAGTTCAGCTGATGAAGATATTCGTGAATTTTGGATTGAACATACGCGTCGTAGCCGTCGTATTTCTGAGTATTTTGGGAAAGAGACAGGAATTTTATCGGTGAATAATATTTGGTTGCCGGACGGCTCAAAAGATTATCCAATTGACCGAGTTGCTCCTCGTCAACGTCTATTAGAAGCATTGGATGCTGCACGTAATGAAACGATAAATCCTCAGTATTCTGTGGATGCGGTAGAAGGTAAAGTGTTTGGGATGGGGGCAGAAGCTTTTACGGTTGGTACGCATGAGTTTTACTTAGCCTATGCATTAACACGTGGCTTATTATGGACTATTGACTCTGGTCACTTCCATCCGACTGAAGACCCAGCTGATAAAATGGCAGCCGTTAAACCGTTTAATCAAGGGTTATACTTACACGTTAGTCGGCCAGTACGTTGGGACTCTGACCACGTTGTCATTATGGATGATGTCTTGCAACGCATTACTGAAACGATTGTCAACAACGATTTATTAGAAACAACACATATCGGGTTAGATTTCTTTGATGCGACAATCAACCGTGTTGCAGCTTGGGTCATTGGGACACGTAATACAATTAAAGCAGTCTTATTAGCTTTATTAGCACCTCTTGAAACATTAAAAGAAGTAGAGTTATCGGGTGATTTTACGAAACGCTTAGCATTAACAGAAGAATTAAAATCATTGCCATTTGCAGCTGTATGGGATTATTACTGCTTACAAAACAATGTACCAGTAGGTACTGATTGGATTGCAGAAGTTGAACAATATGAACAAGATGTGTTAAGTAAACGCCAATAA